In one window of Duganella dendranthematis DNA:
- a CDS encoding phosphotransferase, whose translation MFEEFIGTKPVSARHQFDTVALNAWLRQHVEGYPDGELSAEQFKGGQSNPTFKLSVGGQHYVLRTKPGPADKLLPSAHAIEREYRVMDALQQHGFPAPKQYALCTDETIIGRAFYVMECVEGRVLWDQSLPGMTPAERAAIYDELNRVIAQLHTTDYAAIGLADYGKPGNYFARQIERWTKQYLASQTETIEAMDQLIAWLPAHIPPGDDTSIVHGDFRLDNMLFHPTEPRILAVLDWELSTLGHPFADFSYHCMSWHIPPGQFRGIAGLDLQALGIPTQQEYIARYAERTGKTIQLSDFNFYLAFNMFRLASIMQGIMKRYVDGTAASAQALESGKMARPMAELGWSYACGKPI comes from the coding sequence ATGTTTGAAGAATTCATCGGCACCAAACCGGTCTCGGCGCGCCACCAGTTCGACACGGTCGCCCTCAACGCCTGGCTGCGCCAGCACGTGGAAGGCTACCCGGACGGCGAACTGAGCGCCGAACAATTCAAGGGCGGCCAGTCCAATCCCACTTTCAAGCTGAGCGTCGGCGGACAACACTATGTACTGCGCACCAAGCCGGGACCGGCCGACAAGCTGCTGCCCTCCGCCCATGCCATCGAACGCGAATACCGCGTCATGGACGCGCTGCAACAGCACGGCTTCCCGGCGCCGAAACAATACGCGCTGTGCACCGACGAAACCATCATCGGACGCGCCTTCTACGTGATGGAATGCGTGGAAGGCCGCGTGCTATGGGACCAGTCGCTGCCCGGCATGACGCCCGCCGAACGGGCCGCCATCTACGACGAACTGAACCGCGTGATCGCCCAGCTGCACACGACCGACTACGCCGCCATCGGCCTGGCCGACTACGGCAAGCCCGGCAACTACTTCGCGCGCCAGATCGAACGCTGGACCAAGCAGTACCTGGCCTCGCAAACCGAAACCATCGAGGCCATGGACCAGCTGATCGCCTGGCTGCCGGCCCACATCCCGCCCGGCGACGACACGTCCATCGTACACGGCGACTTCCGCCTGGATAACATGCTGTTCCACCCGACCGAGCCGCGCATCCTGGCCGTGCTGGACTGGGAACTGTCGACGCTGGGCCACCCGTTCGCCGACTTCTCCTACCACTGCATGAGCTGGCACATTCCGCCCGGCCAGTTCCGCGGCATCGCCGGCCTGGATTTGCAAGCGCTCGGCATTCCGACGCAGCAGGAATATATCGCCCGCTACGCCGAGCGCACCGGCAAGACCATCCAGCTGAGCGATTTCAACTTCTACCTGGCGTTTAATATGTTCCGCCTGGCCAGCATCATGCAAGGCATCATGAAGCGCTACGTCGACGGCACCGCCGCCAGCGCCCAGGCGCTGGAATCGGGCAAGATGGCGCGGCCGATGGCCGAGCTGGGCTGGTCCTACGCCTGCGGCAAGCCGATCTAG
- a CDS encoding prepilin-type N-terminal cleavage/methylation domain-containing protein → MRPQFARQRGFTLVEIAIVLVIIGLLLGGVLKGQGLIDSARVKNIIQQSTSLTAAVNAYQDKFRALPGDDVQGTVHAPGATGNGNGDGQIGEYLLAPQHLALAGFITGSYNGTSDFMTSAQGGAVYIYNDVVAGRGGNGIRLDNLPDSFAEQLDSKLDDGKYNTGSVRATGAYTNNGSVIQRTAVFF, encoded by the coding sequence ATGCGCCCACAATTCGCACGCCAACGCGGCTTTACCCTGGTGGAAATCGCCATCGTACTGGTCATCATCGGCCTGCTGCTGGGCGGCGTGCTCAAAGGCCAGGGGCTGATCGACAGCGCCCGCGTCAAGAACATCATCCAGCAATCGACCTCGCTGACTGCCGCCGTCAACGCCTATCAAGATAAATTCCGCGCCCTGCCCGGCGACGACGTGCAAGGCACCGTGCACGCACCCGGCGCCACCGGCAACGGCAACGGCGACGGCCAGATCGGCGAATACCTGCTGGCCCCGCAACACCTGGCGCTGGCCGGCTTCATCACCGGTTCCTACAACGGCACCAGCGACTTCATGACCAGCGCACAGGGCGGCGCGGTCTACATCTACAACGACGTGGTGGCCGGTCGCGGCGGCAACGGCATCCGCCTCGACAACCTGCCCGACTCGTTCGCCGAACAGCTCGATAGCAAGCTGGATGACGGCAAATACAACACCGGCTCGGTACGCGCCACCGGCGCCTACACCAACAACGGCAGCGTGATCCAACGCACCGCCGTGTTCTTCTAA